CGCAGGAGCCGAGCCGTTGCCTCCGCCACCACGAAGCTGGCGCACAGCACCAGCGACGCGTCCTTGACCGCGAGGGCGCCGACGGTCCCCGCCGTGGTCTTCTGTACGACGGTCCGGCCGCCGAGGTCCATGGCGCGCAGCATGCCCGGCGAGTTGACGGTGTCGAAGCCGGGCGCGGGCGGACCGTCCTTGAGCGCCACCCAGTCCGGGTGGCGGGCCTTGAGGGCCAGGGCCTCGTCCAGCGACTCGGCCAGAACGATCTTCTCCGCCCCTTGGCCAAAGGCCCAGGCGGCCACGGTGAAGGCCCGCATGACGTCGACCACGACCGCCACGGACGGTGTCTCGACCAGCTCGGTGATGCCAAGAAAGTGGGCGTCCATTCGGATCATGATCGAGCACGCCCGACCCGCGGCACCCGGCGAGTGACCCACATCACGCGACTCAGATCCAGCTGTCGAGCCACATCCTGGCGCGCCAGTCCGCGTACGGAATCGTCTGCCCGGTGTAGGCGGGGAAGAAGTAGGCGAAGTTCCAGACGATGAGCAGCACGAGCACACCGGCGGCCACCGCCCCCAGTGTGCGGCGCTCGCCGGTCGCTCCCGGCGGACCCAGCAGGGCTCCCAGCATCATCGTGACGGCCAGACACAGGTACGGCACGAAGGCGACCGCGTAGAAGGAGAAGA
Above is a window of Streptomyces sp. NBC_00490 DNA encoding:
- a CDS encoding 2-phosphosulfolactate phosphatase translates to MDAHFLGITELVETPSVAVVVDVMRAFTVAAWAFGQGAEKIVLAESLDEALALKARHPDWVALKDGPPAPGFDTVNSPGMLRAMDLGGRTVVQKTTAGTVGALAVKDASLVLCASFVVAEATARLLRTRRSDSVTFVVTGEGGQADEDLACAQYIARRATEAGTDAAEFLRRAAESRAAAELTQGVRQGVHPDDVALCLELDRFPFAMVAALENSLMVLRPDLPPSPGDDTTI